A single region of the Mus caroli chromosome 16, CAROLI_EIJ_v1.1, whole genome shotgun sequence genome encodes:
- the Ccdc188 gene encoding coiled-coil domain-containing protein 188 isoform X2, which yields MEGPKPLGPCGHSHPQRPLAPVSSSHGGYLDQPCQGFVRCPCLVPLQSTQSLESSRPFPGPGTGSGRPRVGGEAPRMFLSSEGEIPRRRAREPAGARQEGEAEAEWGWPLHPGHEQGPPRQAGSPTSGPRPCPCPTLPPRGKATASSRPAPTQLQGRTLESAEQSFLQLEQENQSLKRQNQDLREQLGALLGPGQQFLPLCSEHSSCTALAWSPESATWPLEDRAPVQLLRQELCPGKEYFVRQSQSELQQIRLSFERKKMAITEVWDGVAEVHMALNNQATGLLNLKKDIRGVLEQMEDIQLEILGERAHCRTQARKQQQMMEKGRLQMGCSEGLKGHLWLLALRLLLGALLACTAAYVYVVDPTPFEGLVPPLLSRAAVWKLRALLGPFLRLEVDDFLPF from the exons ATGGAGGGGCCAAAACCCCTGGGACCCTGTGGACACTCTCACCCCCAGCGTCCTCTGGCCCCAGTTTCAAGCAGCCATGGAGGATACCTGGATCAGCCCTGTCAGGGATTTGTAAGGTGTCCCTGTCTGGTCCCTCTTCAGTCCACTCAGTCATTAGAGTCTTCCAGACCTTTCCCAGGTCCAGGGACAGGGAGTGGGAGACCcagagtgggaggagaagcccccAGGATGTTTCTGTCAAGCGAAGGAGAGATCCCACGTCGGAGAGCTCGAGAGCCAGCAGGGGCCAGACAAgaaggggaggctgaggcagagtggGGCTGGCCCCTACATCCAGGGCATGAGCAGGGGCCACCTAGGCAGGCAGGATCCCCCACCTCAGGACCTAGGCCCTGCCCATGCCCAACACTACCTCCTAGAGGAAAGGCCACAGCTTCATCTAGACCAGCTCCCACACAGCTTCAGGGCAGGACACTGGAATCTGCAGAACAATCCTTTCTGCAGCTGGAGCAGGAGAACCAGAGTCTG aaaagGCAGAACCAGGACCTTCGGGAGCAACTGGGGGCCCTCCTGGGGCCAGGGCAGCAGTTCCTACCTCTATGTTCCGAGCACTCAAGCTGTACAGCCCTGGCCTGG TCTCCCGAGTCAGCCACCTGGCCCCTGGAAGACAGGGCACCTGTGCAGCTGTTGCGGCAGGAGCTCTGCCCAGGGAAAGAGTACTTTGTGCGGCAGTCCCAG AGTGAGCTGCAACAGATCCGATTGTCCTTTGAGAGGAAGAAGATGGCCATTACTGAG GTGTGGGATGGTGTGGCCGAGGTACACATGGCTCTGAACAACCAAGCCACCGGGCTCCTG aacCTCAAGAAGGACATCCGGGGTGTATTAGAGCAGATGGAAGACATTCAGCTGGAGATACTGGG GGAGAGGGCCCATTGCCGCACTCAGGCCAGGAAGCAACAGCAAATGATGGAG AAAGGCAGGCTACAGATGGGATGTTCCGAGGGCCTAAAGGGCCACCTCTG GCTGCTGGCCTTGAGGCTGCTGCTGGGTGCTCTGCTGGCCTGCACAGCGGCCTACGTATACGTGGTGGACCCCACACCCTTCGAGGGGCTGGTGCCACCCCTGCTGAGCAGAGCCGCTGTCTGGAAGCTCAGGGCCCTACTGGGTCCCTTCTTGCGCCTCGAAGTGGACGACTTCCTGCCTTTCTAG
- the Ccdc188 gene encoding coiled-coil domain-containing protein 188 isoform X3, producing MEGPKPLGPCGHSHPQRPLAPVSSSHGGYLDQPCQGFVRCPCLVPLQSTQSLESSRPFPGPGTGSGRPRVGGEAPRMFLSSEGEIPRRRAREPAGARQEGEAEAEWGWPLHPGHEQGPPRQAGSPTSGPRPCPCPTLPPRGKATASSRPAPTQLQGRTLESAEQSFLQLEQENQSLSELQQIRLSFERKKMAITEVWDGVAEVHMALNNQATGLLNLKKDIRGVLEQMEDIQLEILGERAHCRTQARKQQQMMEKGRLQMGCSEGLKGHLWLLALRLLLGALLACTAAYVYVVDPTPFEGLVPPLLSRAAVWKLRALLGPFLRLEVDDFLPF from the exons ATGGAGGGGCCAAAACCCCTGGGACCCTGTGGACACTCTCACCCCCAGCGTCCTCTGGCCCCAGTTTCAAGCAGCCATGGAGGATACCTGGATCAGCCCTGTCAGGGATTTGTAAGGTGTCCCTGTCTGGTCCCTCTTCAGTCCACTCAGTCATTAGAGTCTTCCAGACCTTTCCCAGGTCCAGGGACAGGGAGTGGGAGACCcagagtgggaggagaagcccccAGGATGTTTCTGTCAAGCGAAGGAGAGATCCCACGTCGGAGAGCTCGAGAGCCAGCAGGGGCCAGACAAgaaggggaggctgaggcagagtggGGCTGGCCCCTACATCCAGGGCATGAGCAGGGGCCACCTAGGCAGGCAGGATCCCCCACCTCAGGACCTAGGCCCTGCCCATGCCCAACACTACCTCCTAGAGGAAAGGCCACAGCTTCATCTAGACCAGCTCCCACACAGCTTCAGGGCAGGACACTGGAATCTGCAGAACAATCCTTTCTGCAGCTGGAGCAGGAGAACCAGAGTCTG AGTGAGCTGCAACAGATCCGATTGTCCTTTGAGAGGAAGAAGATGGCCATTACTGAG GTGTGGGATGGTGTGGCCGAGGTACACATGGCTCTGAACAACCAAGCCACCGGGCTCCTG aacCTCAAGAAGGACATCCGGGGTGTATTAGAGCAGATGGAAGACATTCAGCTGGAGATACTGGG GGAGAGGGCCCATTGCCGCACTCAGGCCAGGAAGCAACAGCAAATGATGGAG AAAGGCAGGCTACAGATGGGATGTTCCGAGGGCCTAAAGGGCCACCTCTG GCTGCTGGCCTTGAGGCTGCTGCTGGGTGCTCTGCTGGCCTGCACAGCGGCCTACGTATACGTGGTGGACCCCACACCCTTCGAGGGGCTGGTGCCACCCCTGCTGAGCAGAGCCGCTGTCTGGAAGCTCAGGGCCCTACTGGGTCCCTTCTTGCGCCTCGAAGTGGACGACTTCCTGCCTTTCTAG
- the Ccdc188 gene encoding coiled-coil domain-containing protein 188 isoform X1, translating into MEGPKPLGPCGHSHPQRPLAPVSSSHGGYLDQPCQGFVRCPCLVPLQSTQSLESSRPFPGPGTGSGRPRVGGEAPRMFLSSEGEIPRRRAREPAGARQEGEAEAEWGWPLHPGHEQGPPRQAGSPTSGPRPCPCPTLPPRGKATASSRPAPTQLQGRTLESAEQSFLQLEQENQSLKRQNQDLREQLGALLGPGQQFLPLCSEHSSCTALAWVSGSTHGPMQSRTHSAAPPAVHSLGNDPGAFSQSPESATWPLEDRAPVQLLRQELCPGKEYFVRQSQSELQQIRLSFERKKMAITEVWDGVAEVHMALNNQATGLLNLKKDIRGVLEQMEDIQLEILGERAHCRTQARKQQQMMEKGRLQMGCSEGLKGHLWLLALRLLLGALLACTAAYVYVVDPTPFEGLVPPLLSRAAVWKLRALLGPFLRLEVDDFLPF; encoded by the exons ATGGAGGGGCCAAAACCCCTGGGACCCTGTGGACACTCTCACCCCCAGCGTCCTCTGGCCCCAGTTTCAAGCAGCCATGGAGGATACCTGGATCAGCCCTGTCAGGGATTTGTAAGGTGTCCCTGTCTGGTCCCTCTTCAGTCCACTCAGTCATTAGAGTCTTCCAGACCTTTCCCAGGTCCAGGGACAGGGAGTGGGAGACCcagagtgggaggagaagcccccAGGATGTTTCTGTCAAGCGAAGGAGAGATCCCACGTCGGAGAGCTCGAGAGCCAGCAGGGGCCAGACAAgaaggggaggctgaggcagagtggGGCTGGCCCCTACATCCAGGGCATGAGCAGGGGCCACCTAGGCAGGCAGGATCCCCCACCTCAGGACCTAGGCCCTGCCCATGCCCAACACTACCTCCTAGAGGAAAGGCCACAGCTTCATCTAGACCAGCTCCCACACAGCTTCAGGGCAGGACACTGGAATCTGCAGAACAATCCTTTCTGCAGCTGGAGCAGGAGAACCAGAGTCTG aaaagGCAGAACCAGGACCTTCGGGAGCAACTGGGGGCCCTCCTGGGGCCAGGGCAGCAGTTCCTACCTCTATGTTCCGAGCACTCAAGCTGTACAGCCCTGGCCTGGGTAAGCGGGAGCACGCATGGACCCATGCAGTCCCGGACCCATTCAGCAGCACCTCCAGCTGTCCACAGCCTTGGGAATGACCCAGGGGCTTTCTCACAGTCTCCCGAGTCAGCCACCTGGCCCCTGGAAGACAGGGCACCTGTGCAGCTGTTGCGGCAGGAGCTCTGCCCAGGGAAAGAGTACTTTGTGCGGCAGTCCCAG AGTGAGCTGCAACAGATCCGATTGTCCTTTGAGAGGAAGAAGATGGCCATTACTGAG GTGTGGGATGGTGTGGCCGAGGTACACATGGCTCTGAACAACCAAGCCACCGGGCTCCTG aacCTCAAGAAGGACATCCGGGGTGTATTAGAGCAGATGGAAGACATTCAGCTGGAGATACTGGG GGAGAGGGCCCATTGCCGCACTCAGGCCAGGAAGCAACAGCAAATGATGGAG AAAGGCAGGCTACAGATGGGATGTTCCGAGGGCCTAAAGGGCCACCTCTG GCTGCTGGCCTTGAGGCTGCTGCTGGGTGCTCTGCTGGCCTGCACAGCGGCCTACGTATACGTGGTGGACCCCACACCCTTCGAGGGGCTGGTGCCACCCCTGCTGAGCAGAGCCGCTGTCTGGAAGCTCAGGGCCCTACTGGGTCCCTTCTTGCGCCTCGAAGTGGACGACTTCCTGCCTTTCTAG